One genomic segment of Chitinophaga sancti includes these proteins:
- a CDS encoding YegJ family protein, which produces MGLFSRLFGKRSELASNEQLPVVHVPDSDERMNWAIEKARATMHHFQDSLSEPTPAQQYFSVKVLIDDGTSREHIWLTTPSFDDEGNLYGEVGNKPVYVSSVSINQRIGIDPQFITDWMIIENGRLIGGYTIRAIREGLPDHEVADFDRQVGLFIDEGVDYFTHDFSTPEGAILCLEDAYDEQDIEKAVSCKNFYEEAKLLLRKMNDRFNSPEIVEATAEVLRLSFIKNLEEKGFPVFHNLLRAFPARTKITDNLYLITEFCIFPDGEKSRQQLYTFRDEDGWKVLNVAE; this is translated from the coding sequence ATGGGTTTATTTTCCAGATTATTTGGTAAGCGTAGCGAACTCGCTTCCAATGAGCAACTACCTGTAGTACATGTTCCGGATTCGGATGAGCGAATGAACTGGGCAATAGAAAAAGCAAGGGCTACCATGCATCACTTTCAGGATAGCCTGTCTGAGCCAACACCTGCACAACAATACTTTTCAGTAAAAGTACTCATCGATGATGGCACCAGCCGTGAGCATATATGGCTGACTACGCCCAGCTTTGACGATGAAGGCAACCTGTATGGCGAGGTTGGCAACAAACCTGTTTACGTGAGTTCTGTATCCATCAATCAACGTATCGGTATCGATCCGCAATTCATCACCGACTGGATGATCATTGAAAATGGCCGTCTGATAGGTGGCTATACCATCCGCGCTATTCGTGAGGGTTTACCGGATCATGAGGTGGCGGATTTTGACAGACAGGTGGGCTTGTTTATTGATGAAGGAGTTGATTATTTTACCCATGACTTTTCCACACCAGAAGGGGCGATCCTGTGCCTGGAAGATGCCTATGACGAACAGGATATAGAAAAAGCTGTATCCTGCAAAAACTTTTATGAGGAAGCAAAATTGCTGCTCAGGAAAATGAATGACAGGTTCAATAGTCCTGAGATCGTCGAGGCTACTGCCGAAGTACTCCGGCTTTCTTTTATCAAAAACCTTGAAGAAAAAGGGTTTCCTGTATTCCACAACCTACTCAGGGCTTTCCCTGCCAGAACGAAAATTACTGATAACCTTTATCTTATTACAGAATTTTGTATTTTTCCTGATGGGGAAAAAAGTCGCCAACAATTGTATACCTTCAGGGACGAAGATGGTTGGAAAGTGTTGAATGTTGCAGAGTAA
- a CDS encoding ABC transporter ATP-binding protein, with product MSAPVLHLKNVIKAYEDHVVLNIPDLQLEYGTYWLLGGNGAGKTTSMKVMAALIPCQGEISVENVQAKQQPVQFRRLVNYAEAEPVYPGFLTGKDLVSLYLKTKGKGYKELDEIIHSLGIHEFIHRPVSGYSSGMLKKLSLVLAFAGRPKVILLDEPLITLDVQTVPLINHLVEEFHTKFGVTFIISSHQPVSGSSIRLQVQDKNIVAAHGVI from the coding sequence ATGTCGGCACCCGTACTCCATTTAAAAAATGTGATTAAAGCCTATGAAGATCATGTAGTTCTGAATATCCCTGATCTCCAATTAGAATATGGAACCTATTGGTTATTAGGGGGAAATGGAGCCGGCAAGACTACCAGTATGAAAGTAATGGCAGCTCTGATACCTTGTCAGGGTGAAATCAGTGTGGAAAACGTGCAGGCAAAGCAGCAACCTGTACAATTTAGACGGCTGGTGAACTATGCAGAAGCTGAGCCTGTTTATCCAGGTTTCCTCACAGGAAAAGACCTGGTGAGTTTGTACCTGAAAACCAAGGGCAAAGGATATAAAGAACTGGATGAGATCATACATTCATTAGGTATCCACGAGTTTATTCACAGACCGGTGAGCGGGTACTCCAGTGGTATGTTGAAAAAGCTGTCACTGGTACTGGCTTTTGCTGGCAGGCCAAAGGTTATTTTGCTCGATGAGCCGCTGATCACTTTGGATGTTCAAACCGTTCCTTTGATCAATCATCTTGTGGAAGAATTCCATACAAAGTTTGGAGTTACTTTTATTATTAGTTCACATCAGCCAGTTTCGGGCAGTTCTATCCGCTTACAGGTCCAGGATAAAAATATTGTAGCAGCTCATGGCGTTATCTAA
- a CDS encoding outer membrane beta-barrel protein, whose product MNNLLSVLLFASVQTFAQAPDTTKVPFSGMDMTWQNGNDRRDQPNLQSKYVTGIVMLDVNYTHSFNNPNDNTVVGSTALARNNEVEVSSAALGGEFNYNGARGRIITQFGTRSIVVPRNDYSVYRGQYQLANAYRYISEAYAGYHFNKWYGINVDAGMFMSYIGLNSYYQVENWEYQASFTSDNTPWFFNGVRVQIFPTKHLKIEPWLINGWQSYGKFNAMPGLGFNITYAPNDNVKLITNNYYGSDAAMIADRKRFHSDNSFLYRYYNKPNSNGITKMAFSMTGDIGFEKGGGVNGFSNGDSTKGPAQYFLSAMFYNRTWFAHDHFAWTIGGGVMKNPGRYLVLYPTGQASPLPDPADPTKTEGAYPFSANPGDQFAAWDCSTNLDWMPNQNLTFRIEYVHRHASVPYFAGKGGVTSPTGYTTTPLPADWRPDLVKSEDRIICAILFRL is encoded by the coding sequence ATGAACAACCTTTTAAGCGTACTTTTATTTGCATCTGTCCAAACATTCGCGCAGGCGCCTGATACGACCAAAGTGCCTTTTAGCGGCATGGATATGACCTGGCAAAACGGGAATGACAGAAGGGATCAACCTAACCTGCAATCAAAGTATGTGACCGGCATCGTGATGCTGGATGTGAACTACACACATTCTTTCAATAATCCAAATGACAACACTGTAGTGGGTTCTACTGCACTGGCACGTAACAATGAGGTAGAGGTATCCAGTGCTGCACTGGGCGGTGAGTTTAATTATAATGGGGCCAGAGGCCGTATCATCACTCAATTTGGTACCCGTTCTATTGTCGTACCACGTAATGATTATAGTGTGTACAGAGGACAATATCAATTGGCCAATGCATACCGATATATCAGCGAGGCTTATGCAGGGTATCACTTCAACAAGTGGTATGGCATCAATGTGGATGCCGGTATGTTCATGTCTTATATCGGTCTGAACTCTTATTACCAGGTTGAAAACTGGGAATATCAGGCCAGCTTTACATCTGATAATACCCCCTGGTTTTTCAATGGTGTACGTGTACAGATCTTTCCCACCAAACACCTGAAAATTGAGCCCTGGCTCATCAATGGCTGGCAGAGTTATGGTAAATTCAATGCCATGCCTGGGCTGGGTTTTAACATTACCTATGCACCAAATGACAATGTGAAACTGATCACCAACAACTACTATGGTTCTGATGCTGCCATGATTGCTGACCGTAAACGTTTCCACTCTGACAATAGTTTTCTGTACAGATATTATAACAAGCCAAATTCTAACGGTATAACAAAAATGGCTTTCTCCATGACCGGTGATATTGGCTTTGAAAAAGGTGGTGGTGTGAATGGTTTTTCCAATGGCGATAGTACTAAAGGACCAGCGCAATATTTCTTAAGCGCTATGTTCTATAACCGTACCTGGTTTGCCCATGATCATTTTGCATGGACGATAGGTGGTGGTGTGATGAAAAACCCTGGCCGGTACCTGGTGCTGTATCCTACAGGTCAGGCAAGCCCACTACCTGATCCGGCAGATCCTACTAAAACAGAAGGCGCTTATCCTTTCTCTGCAAATCCCGGCGATCAGTTTGCCGCATGGGATTGTAGTACAAACCTTGACTGGATGCCTAATCAAAACCTGACTTTCAGAATCGAGTATGTACACAGACATGCGAGCGTACCTTACTTCGCAGGCAAGGGTGGAGTAACTTCTCCTACAGGTTATACCACTACTCCATTGCCGGCGGACTGGCGTCCTGACCTGGTAAAATCAGAAGACAGGATTATCTGTGCAATATTATTCAGGCTGTAA
- a CDS encoding Gfo/Idh/MocA family oxidoreductase, translating into MKQLIRYSLLCIGLLSTRMSTAQQLLNVGVAGLNHDHVHLLMHQFKEGKVRIAGIAEADTALVARYKRSYHLPDSIFYPSLDAMLAKVHPDAVLGYNPVAEHVLVVEACAPKGIPVMVEKPLATTVAQATRIAALAEKYHIPVLTNYETTWYSTNQQVYGLVKKNAIGPVRKMIVHDGHEGPIEIGCSKDFTNWLTDPVKNGGGAIVDFGCYGANLMTWLMDGKAPIAVTAVARHIKPSVYPKVDDDATILLEYPEATGIIEASWNWPFSIKDWEVFGKSGYLHALNANQLQQRQKDSTQSLTVPVPAYTDNLTYLAAVLNGTIQPGNDLSSLNNNLIVVKILEAARKSAKEGKRITL; encoded by the coding sequence ATGAAGCAGTTAATCCGTTACAGTCTGTTATGTATAGGACTGTTATCCACGCGTATGTCTACAGCCCAGCAGCTGCTCAATGTGGGCGTAGCAGGTCTCAATCATGATCATGTGCATTTGCTCATGCATCAGTTCAAAGAAGGTAAGGTACGCATAGCCGGTATCGCAGAGGCAGATACTGCACTGGTAGCAAGGTACAAAAGGAGTTACCACCTGCCTGATTCCATTTTTTATCCAAGTCTGGATGCCATGTTGGCCAAAGTGCATCCCGATGCTGTACTGGGTTACAACCCGGTGGCGGAGCATGTATTGGTCGTAGAAGCCTGTGCACCAAAAGGTATTCCTGTGATGGTAGAAAAGCCACTTGCCACCACAGTGGCACAGGCCACCCGCATAGCTGCGCTGGCGGAAAAATACCACATTCCTGTGCTTACCAATTACGAAACTACCTGGTACAGCACCAATCAGCAGGTGTATGGGCTAGTGAAGAAAAATGCCATCGGTCCTGTACGGAAAATGATCGTGCATGATGGGCATGAAGGTCCGATAGAAATCGGATGTAGCAAGGATTTTACCAACTGGTTGACGGATCCTGTGAAAAACGGGGGAGGAGCAATCGTAGATTTTGGTTGTTATGGCGCTAACCTGATGACATGGCTCATGGATGGCAAAGCACCTATTGCTGTTACAGCGGTGGCGCGCCATATCAAACCATCAGTGTATCCCAAGGTGGATGATGATGCCACAATTCTACTGGAATACCCTGAAGCTACAGGTATTATTGAAGCCAGCTGGAACTGGCCCTTTAGTATCAAAGACTGGGAGGTATTTGGGAAGAGTGGCTATTTACATGCCCTGAACGCCAATCAGCTGCAGCAAAGACAAAAAGATAGTACACAGTCGCTCACAGTACCTGTACCCGCATATACCGATAACCTCACTTACCTGGCAGCTGTGTTAAATGGTACGATACAACCGGGTAATGATCTTTCTTCCCTGAATAATAACCTGATTGTAGTAAAGATATTGGAGGCTGCGAGAAAGTCGGCGAAGGAGGGAAAGAGAATAACGCTATGA